The Callospermophilus lateralis isolate mCalLat2 chromosome 18, mCalLat2.hap1, whole genome shotgun sequence nucleotide sequence ACTGGGAAGGGGTGGGGATGGGGAGAGAGGCAGGGATGGGAGGAGAGAAAACGAATAAGGAATTGAGGGAAACTCTAGGTCCTATCAGCATGGGGGGCCATGGGGCTCTCCTTGGTCCGGTCAGGGAAGAAATGGCTTGTTGTCCCAGCACGGTGGAGGAGGGTAGGGCTGGTAGGTGCAGGGCAGGGTGTGTGGGGTCGGGGTGGAGGCGGGGCCACACCTGGGCGGGAAGGTTGGGGAGACACAGGGAGCCCCTGGACGTGTTCAGGAAGGACTGATGGCAGGGAGTGAAGGGAGACTCACTGATGGGGGATGGAGTCAAGGGTTGTGCGTGCAGGAGGAGGTAGCCATGGAAACTGTAGATACTGTGGAGGAGATGTGGGGGAGTGGTCAGAAAACACCCTGGTTGTGTTGGGGCAATAATGGGGACAATGCTGGACACACTGGGTGGGGCAGAAAGAATGAGTGACTCAGGGATTAGGTCGAAGGCAGGGGCTTTGTCACTGGACAAGGTGCAGAGTCGAGAGAAGTGGGGAGCCTTTGTCCACCAgccttcccctccccaccccacccctgcccaCTCCTAGGCCTGGCAAGGAGCCAAGGGGATGACAACAAGATCATCGGTGGCTACACTTGCATCCAGAACTCACAGCCGTGGCAGGCCGCGCTGCTGGCCGGTGCCGGGCGCCGCTTTTTCTGTGGAGGGATCCTGTTGTCTGACCGCTGGGTCATCACTGCCGCGCACTGTGCCCGCCCGTGAGTGAGCCCCTGGCCCCTTCATGCCAAGTGCATTCAGAGTCGAGCACCCGAGCTCAGAACCCAGTTAGTAACCGGGTCCCAGCTTGGGGTCTAGAGAACACCCGAAAAGAAAGACAGCTCACAGGGTGGATTCCAGCCATGCACCTTGAGCTCAGATGAGAGTCTAACCAGCTGGCATCCTAGAGCCCAAAGTGCAGCTCAGAAACCCAGACATAACCAGAGATCCGTCCGTGGACCGAGCTCCAGTTCAAGACCAGAACCCCCTTCCAGATCAGTGAGTTCAGTCACTGAACTCGGGCTGTACCTGGAACCCAGAGCCCAGTTCAGAACTTACAGTCTAGACGTAAATCCAGAACCCATCTTGCAGCTGGGATATACAAATATAAGAACAGAGTGAGAGACTGGAGCTGGTTCCCACGAAAGTTTAAACTCACAGCTCTCTACAATCATCTCTGAGCATCTAGAACCAGACTCCCCGGGCAGAGCAGTAGAGTACCTGGCTGCGGGGTGGGGGGATTGAGAGGTTAAGGGGAGGTCCATCCCCCAGAATCCAGCCCTGTTCCCTTGACCCAGGGGTCCAGGCCCCCAGCCCCCTTCTCTTAGACCTGAGTTTAAATACCAGAATGCAGACCCAACCCATAAGAGCCCAGAGCCCCTCCCAGATCTCGGGCCAGAACTAAGAACCCAGACCCCAGCCTTGAAGTCCAAGTGCAGGCTAAAGCTCAGTAGCCTACAAACCAGATGAATGCCATACACTGAAGTTCAATCTAGCACCTAGAGATAGAGCCCAGCGCCAAGTCTAGGACACAACGCTCAGAGTGAGAGCCAGCCTCTGGACCCTGGTATCCCGGTGGTCATCTAGAGCCCTTCTTGAGGTGGACGGCTCAGGCCAAATCTACAAGCAAAGGCCCAGGCTATAATCTGTCATTCAGAGCCTGGCCTAAGTTCTAGGGTTCAGAGCAGCCCGAGGGtgcggctcagtggtggagagcttgactagcatgtacaagagcctgggttccatccctagtactgcaaaaaaataaaaagtccagACCAATATTTAGAACCCTGAGCCCCAGCAGAGCATGGAGCTCAAGTCGTCATTTCAAACCCAGTCAGAACCCAGCACTCAAACCGAGTTCAGAATCTGTTAGCTCAGGTCACATTGCTAAACATGGAACCCTCAGCCCGAAAGCTCACATCAGAATCTGGAAAGTGTGCTGTCTTCAGAATTGATGCAGAATCCTGATCGTAGGCCAGAGTCAAAACCTTAGCTCTCAGGACCCCAGAGTCCGGGCTGGATTAGGATGAACCTGCTCCAGCATATCCATCCTGACTTAGAGCCCAGAGCCATGACCTCATCAAGGCCTCAAAGCGTAGAACCCTGCACAGACCCTGGGACAGAGCCGGGAACTCCAGTCACCACTTTATACCCAAGCCAAGAGCCAGAGCACAGCTCAGGGGAAGAGGGACGGCAAGTGAGTTTGGCCTAAAAGAGATGCCGGGcaaggtagtgcatgcctgtaatcccagcaactcaggaggctaaggcaggaggatcacaggttcaagccagcctcagcaacttagtgagggcctaagcaacttagagagaccttgtctcaaaatagaaaataaaggaggCTGAGGATGAGGCTCGGTGGTTGAAcgcacctgggttcaatgcctgctaCCCAAAGAGAGAGGGCGGGGGAATGCCCAAACCAAGAAAAAGGATAAGAAAATGTTCAGCCTGCAGTTAGAGGGGAGCAAGTTAGACTTAGGGAAAACGTCACCTGGGGTGGGGTGGGCTGGAGGCAGGAGGAGGCCGAGGCCCACCGTAAGCTGCCTTACTCTGGGGGGTCACGGGCCAGGATCCTTCAGGTGTCCCTGGGCAAGCACAACCTGAGGAGGTGGGAGGCTACCCAGCAGGTGCTGCGCGTGACGCGCCAGGTGCCACACCCTGGCTACCGCTCCCGGACCCACGAGAATGACCTGATGCTGCTGAGGCTAGAGAAGCCCGCACGGCTCGGGAGGGCAGTGAGGCCCATCCCCGTGGCCCAGTCCTGCGCCAGCCCTGGGACTTCCTGCCGTGTGTCAGGCTGGGGCACCACCTCCAGCCCCGTGGGTAAGGACACCTGCACCCTGGGAGGAGGACCAGGGCCTGGGCTCCCGGGCCTGAGGGAGGAAGCCTGGGCCGGGAGCCCGGTCTTACTGGGTCTTCCTGCTCGATGCCCGCAGTCAGGTACCCCACGGTGCTGCAGTGCGTGAACGTGGACATCTCCTCAGACCAGCAGTGCCGGAAGGCCTATCCCGGAGCCATCACCTCGGGCATGGTGTGTGCCGGGGTCCCCCAGGGCGGGAAGGACTCCTGTCAGGTGAGTCCCCGGGTGTGGGCGGAGGGAGGGGGTTGCTTGGAGCTGCCTCTTTAGGACCAAAGAATCTTAGCAGCAAGAAAGTCAGCAGAGGTTGTCTGGGGAGGGGCTGTGAGAGCCGGGCCCcctgcctcctagccctgtacccCTCCATGCCTGAGTCTCCCCATCAGTAAATGGGGGTGACCCCCGTCAGGGTGGTTGGTGGAACTAGACACGGGCATCGTGGGAAGCGGCCAGGGTGCACAGCGGGGCCGCACACAGGGGTTTGGGGAGTACCAGCCTCGGGAGGCCTGAACCATCTGAGTGGGCGGAGACGGCAGGGCTGAGGAGACACAGTTTTGTGGAGACGGAGCAAAGATGGAGAGGGCCCTGTGACCACCCAGGGCTGGGTGGAGATGAGCAGGACCCCGGGAGGAGGGAGACAAGTGACCCTGGCCTGTCCCCTGAGCAGGGCTGGACCGTGGGCAGCTCAGCCGCCTCCCTCCCCATCCCCATCTCTGTCCCTCCCTTCAGGGTGACTCTGGGGGACCCCTGGTATGTGGAGGACAGCTCCAGGGCCTCGTGTCCTGGGGGATGGAGCACTGCGGCCGGCCCGGGTACCCAGGTGTCTACACCAACCTCTGCAAGTACCAAAACTGGATCCAGGAAACGATTCGGGGCGGTTGATCGTCCGCGTGACAGTTCCTCAGCTGCCCCAGGagcctccccagcccctgctgCTCAGGCCCAGGACCCCAGCTCCCTGACTCTTAGCCGAACTGCAGCCTCCTGCTTCCCAGAGCAGGGCTTCAGGCGTCCCCCACCCCAGGACTCCCTCAGGCACGGGGGCAGGGACACAAGCATCGGGCTGGCGTCCTATTTCAACGAAGACAACTGTCAAAACTCTCAGTGTCTCTAAAACCCAAAGAAACGACAACAATAAAAACAGAGTAATCCCAGATTTCACTCATCCTTCATTTAGCTCATGTGAAAAACAAGGACACAGTGAGCCCCACAGAGGGGACTGCCTCTCGAAGGCAGGTGCTGCTACCCGGGGTCTGCTCTGGTATCTAGGCGATGCCCCAGCACTGCCGTCCCCCTCAGCCTCCTCTCCAGAGCTGCTGAGGCCAGCACGAGGAATCGGGTTTCCCAGAAGCTGGCCACACGCACCAGCCCTCCTGCTGCAAGGTCTCAGGTGTGCAGAGCTGGGCGCGTCACACCCCTGAGGTCAAGGTCTGGCAAAGCCCTCCTCTCGtgttttaaagttgtttctgccCTTCCTCCCCATCTCCACAGTCCTCCTCCCCAAAGGGACGACACAGcagcctcaagttccatgcatccTGGGAAAGCACACAGGGTCACGTTGAACGTGACGTCCATGACCCCATGGTGTTAGGGGTCTCATTCTCTTTCTTACTTTCACCCCTTGATGACTATTTATTGCACACACACCTACCCCGTCCCAGGTGCTCATTCATTTACTGGGTGCCTGTGGTATACCAGGCATGGTCTTGGGAGCTGGAGCGGGAGTGGGAGCCCGCGTTCTAGAAGGCACGACGGGCCGGAAACAGTAAAGTAAGAATAAAGCAGAGTTCCTGTGAGTGAAAAGGCCCTTAACCTTGGACGGGGTGGCAGGCCCCGGGTGCACAGAGCCAGCGCCTACCTGCTACCACGGCCCACTGGAGAGTGTTCAGGAATTTCCAGAGCCAGCTGCTACATACAGCCATTCTTAAAAACTGAGTTACATAAACTTAAAACTGGGTGATTTGTTAAATGAAGTCAATAACCACCGCATCTGTCCCTAATTATTCAAACGAATATCTGTGATTTGGGGTCATTTCTGTCCATGGTTCTACATTGGTACTGATGAGCTTCGACACATCTCTTCCCAACTCCGTGTCCAGTGAGGCCACATTGGTAGATGGACGGCAACCACAGTGCATTCACACCACAGAGGCTGACCAAGGCCACAGGCACGCGCACGGAGGCTTTTATTGTTCGTCCGGGAGCCATTGCTAAGCCTTGGCCCCTGGAACCTGGACGGGTCTGCCCGGAATGTGTCTTAGTGTCTGTCTTCTCTAAATTCTGTGTTCAGATCCTACAGAGTTCAGATACAGTACAATGTCACTCTGGCCTCATGTTCTGTGGGAGATGGCAGGGACTGGGGAGCTTTGAGGTGGCAGGCCTGGGACCTGCTCACTGCAGCTGCACAAAAGATGGCCAGGATGGACCAGAGCCCCGCCCGTGTTCCTCCCCGGCCCTCCAGTCTCTATAGGTGCTGTtctcagtgcctgattgactcgtTAGTCTCCACACTTAAGTGAGGTTGTGCGGTGACTGTCTttctgcatctggctcacttccCTTAGGGTGAAGTCCACCTGCGTCATCACAAGAATGACCCTCTTCGATTCACACCCATTACCCTTTGTGCACTCAGTGCTCATCAGACACCAAGGTGGCTTCTGTATCGTGGAGGATGCCACCGTGAACACAGGAGTGCAGATCTCTGACATGCGgacttcatttcctttggctGTGTACCCAGGAGAGGGGCTGCGGAATCACGTGGTGGCTCTGTGTTTACTTTTTTGAAGAGCCTCAGACTGTTTCTGTAAGTTCCTACAAGAGTGCAGGGTGGGTCATCTCTTGAGGTAATATCTCAATGTGCCTCAGCCTGATGATTAGTTGGTGACACTGAGCACCTTCTTATATATCTCTTGGCCATCCAcaccttttgagaaatgtctattcaggtctCATTTTTTACTGGATTTCTTGTGATCTTGCTATTGGGTTCCTTTACTATATATTTGGATATTAACTCTTCATCTGATGTATATTCTGCAAACATTCTCTCCCACTCCATAGGTGGGGAGAAATCATTCTTGATTGTTCCCCTTGCTGCGCGGAAGCTTTTTAGTCTGATGTGATCActcacctttttattttttccattgctGGTGATTTGGGGGTCATATTCAAATGCCAAGAAGTTtccccctgtgttttcttctggtGGTTTTGGAGTTTCAGGTCTTATGttaaagtccttgatccatttgggGTTGTTTTTTGTGTATGGTGTGAGGCAGGGATCCAATGTCATTCTCCATGTGGACATTGTTTTCCCAGCAGCCCTCTTTGGGGACTGTCCTTTCTGCACTGTGTGTCCTTGGCATCTTTCTTGGAGATAACTTGGCAGTAAATGCCCGAAGGAGGGAAGTGTAGGTGAGGAGTCACACGGAAGCGGTAAATAGAGTAGTGTTCAGACTTCCCCAAAGGCTCTTTTAAACAAGAAGAGCCATTTGTCCTTCTCACTTATTGCTTCTCACTGTCCAGAGTCTTCCAGGCTCTCTACTCTGCTCCCTCGCTCTCCACGTCTGACTTCATGCTGTTTTGATTACGCGGCTGATGGCAGATTTTGAGATCAGGCACCGTGATGCCTATGGTTTTGTGCTTCttgctcaagattgctttggatattcaattgtcgcgaccccttgcccgcaaggaagacgcaactcaggaatcttctttcagcagtttattcaggcccttgatatttcttctaattcctggtcggatgcccctcccagccttaataaagcatcccaagccccaatgcgaagctgccacgtggaactttctcacagggtgctgaaaaaccatgcaccaactctcccaaacaaggagttgtttgttacagaccacagtggagccagcgccatcctgcaatggcgaccataatctgcagaagcggctcaccacattcAATTATGTTTGTGTTTCCATGAGTTTTAGaattattgctttttctatttctgtgaaaaattccACTGGGTTGACAGGCATTGGTTAAACCTGTAGACCACTCTGTTTGGTAAGGACATTTTAACAATGCTATTTCCTCCAGTCCGTGAACATGGGATATCTTCACATTGACTTGTGTCATCTTCAATTTCTTCAATGTTTTATGGTTTTCAGTGCACAGATCTTTCACCTACTTTGTTTCTGATGCTATTATCAATGGGATTGTCTTCTTAATCTTTCTCTGATAGTTTGTTGTTAGTATATAAGAAACACAAGtgaatttttgtatgttgatttggtATCCTGCAACTGAACtacatttatttactagttcttacgattttttttttttttttttggtggactcttcagggttttctatataaaagatcatgtcatctgaaaacagacaatttcatttcttcctttcagGTTTGAATGTCTGATTGCTCTGCCCAGGACTGCCCCaacaatgttgaatagaaataccGACCATGGAGGCCGAGGGTGAAGCTCAGGGGTAGACTGTGGGCCTAGCATTCATGAAGCcctggtttgattcccagcaccacaaaaagagaggaaggaaggaaggaaggaaaggagggatggagggaagaaAAGCAAGGAGGTAGTTGCAGTGGGCGTCTTTGTTCTGATCTCAGAGGAAAAGCTCTCGGCTTTTCTCCATGGGGTGCGTTAGCTGGGGGCTGGTCACACACGGCCTTCTGTATGTGAAGTGCCTTACTCCTATACGTCATTCATCAAGGGTCTTTATTTTGAAAGGATTTCGTGTTACGTCAAGTGATCTTTCTGCATCTAGTGAGACGATTGCATTATTTTGCCCGTCGTTCGGCTAATGGAGCACATCACATTTTTTAATACACTGAGCCCTTCTtgctcccagggataaatcccacTCGGTCAGGGTGTTATGAGCCTTTCATTATGCTCTTTAATTCTGCTTCCTAGCATTTTGTTGAGgactttgcatctatgtttaacAGGGATATTGGCCTATAATATTCTTGTCTTACGGTGTCCGCGCCTAGGTTTATGGAGGATGCGTCTCTGTGTCAAGGCAACAACACACATACTGTGACTCCACATGTGGCAGCCATACAAGCTCTGTGGGAGAAAGGAGTCAGAAGAACCTTCATAGCTGGGTAGCCTCAGCCCTGACAAGATGATTCAGCCCATGCCGTAATAATCTGCGTGCATCCTTCTATAAAACGAAGTGAAAGTAGTTTAATGCAATTTCCAACTCACCAACCCAGCTGTGGTGGTTGAATACCATATTTTATTGATTCCAAGATGTACATTCTGTCCACATTTTAATACCTTTGGAATTGGGTGGCACCTCACAACTGGTTGAGCACCAGGTAATGACATCATGTCATAATTTAACTAGCAACTCCTTTTTCTTAGTAGTGTATAAACTAATACATCAAAAGAGGTCAACAGTCCTCTTGTATTCAGTGTAACAGGGCATGAAGGGAGGGAAGTGTAGGAGAGGAGTCACACCGAAGTAGTAAAAAAGTAGTGTTCAGACTTCCCCAAAtgcttttttaaacaaaaagagCCATttgtccatctcatttattgcttCTTGCTGTCCAGAGTCTTCCAGACATGTGCTGACCAATATGGTGCCCATTAGGTATATCATgtggttatttaattttttaattaaaattagaaccattttaaaatgtgatttcTTAGTCATACTTGCTGAGGTGCTCAGAAACCATATGTGGTCATTGGCTGCCAGTACAGATGCAGACTATCTCCATCACGTCTGAAAGTTCTATTGGATGAGACGGCTCAAGGTTATACCCTTACTTCTCCCAGTGTGGTCCAGGAAACAGCATCATGGGACTTCTGGGGCTTATTAAGAATGCAGTCTTGGACCTCACTCCAGGTCAACTAAATCAGTGTGCACCATAACAAGATCCCCAGAGGATTCCATGCATGACGAAGTTTGAGAGGCATCACTCCATAGTGTACATCCACCGTGTTTAATGACCCAATCCCCAGTGATGGACACGGGCTCCCTCCACTAACCAGAGCAACAGGGAAGTGAATATTTTCTAACGTGCCACCAGTGTACCTATAGAAGACTCTGGAATGTGCCCAGAGGAAAGAGCCAAAAGACCTGCCTTTAATCAGTTTTGCCAAATAATGGCAGTGGTATTTTTTAATCTAGGAGACAAAGATTCCTCTCTTCCTACACCCTCCACAACGTCTGTAGTTCATGAAATCATTCAGAAAATAGTAACTGaatcctactgtgtgccaggtatGGTTCTAGAAATAAAACGGTTGAACACTTCTGCTCTCTACGCGCTCACATTCTAGAGGGAAGGCAAGAAATGAATGGATAAGTGAAACATAaagtctgagagaggagggtaagTACCTCAGAGGGAAAGAGAGGATAAAGAATGTCAGGGTTTGATGTTGGTGGTTACACAGGCCAGTAGGGTGGCCAAACTCCACTCATTATTTAGAAAGGTCTGGCCCCTGCTTGGATTCTGGGAGATAAACTGTGAATCCTCGGAATATCCTGCCTAATATTGCGTCTTTGTTTAACTTGGGACCTTTGGCCGTGCCGGGAAGTCCACACAGATTTACAGTGGGGACATAGATGTTGTGTCAGTCTGACCTCCAGAGAACCTGGATACTACAGTCAGCAGGGCAGATGGGCAGCCCCCAGTGAGAAAACCCTGGACACCAAGGCCCGGCTGAGCTCCCTGTGGGCAGCACTCTGCGCCGGTTACGCAGCATCGCTGGGACAGTGAAGAACTGCCCACGTGACCACCAGGACAGGACAAGTGGGAGTTCATGCCTAGTCATTCCTGGACTCTGCCCCATGCATCTTTTCCTTTATGGATTGATTGGCTGATGAATCGATCGATCGACTGATTGATTTTGTGCTACGAGGGATGAGAACCAGGGCctcgcacttgctaggcaagccccCTCCCACTGCGCCCCATCCCCAAGCCCCTTGGCTGATTGTAACTGTGCC carries:
- the Klk14 gene encoding kallikrein-14 — its product is MFLLLTALQVLAVGLARSQGDDNKIIGGYTCIQNSQPWQAALLAGAGRRFFCGGILLSDRWVITAAHCARPILQVSLGKHNLRRWEATQQVLRVTRQVPHPGYRSRTHENDLMLLRLEKPARLGRAVRPIPVAQSCASPGTSCRVSGWGTTSSPVVRYPTVLQCVNVDISSDQQCRKAYPGAITSGMVCAGVPQGGKDSCQGDSGGPLVCGGQLQGLVSWGMEHCGRPGYPGVYTNLCKYQNWIQETIRGG